Within the Planctomycetota bacterium genome, the region GATCGCCACGGGTCTCACGGGAACGACCTACACGGATTCGTCCCTTCCGGTCCAGGGGAATTCCTACACGGTCACCTACACGGTGCGCGGGGCGAATTTCTTCCAGAGCCTGGATTCCCTTCCCGCGACGGTTACGGTCGATCCTCCTCCGCCCCGCACGGGGGACCACACGGAGGGGCTTTTCGACGACCGGTGCGCCTGCGGGAGCGCGGGACCGGTTCCCGGCGGACCTTTCCCCGCCCTGGCCCTCGCGGCGGCCGGCCTGGCGGGTCTCCTCCTGGGGCGGCGGTAAGCTCCCGGCGCGTTTTCTGAAACGCGGCGGGCCTCCGAGGTGTTTCACCTGCGAAAGAGTTTTTCGGAGGTGAAAGGGCCGTGAAGGGGAGCGCGCCGGCCGCCGCGTACGCCGTTCCCGCGCTGGAGAAGGGCCTGGACGTCCTGGAGGCCCTGGCCGCGGGAGAGGGCGCGCCGACCCTGGCGGAGCTGGCCCGCGCGCTCGGGAGAAGCCCCGGCGGGATTTTCCGCACCCTCGTCTGCCTCGAGCGGCGGGGGTATGTGGCGCGCGAGGCGTCCTCGGGCCGCTACCGCCTGACCCTGAAGCTCTTCGAGCTTTCGCGCTCCCACTCGCCTGTGGAGGACCTCCTGCGGGCCGCGGAGCGCCCGATGCGGGAGCTGGCGCGCCGCGTGCGCGAGTCCTGCCATCTGAGCGTTCTGAGCGACGGCAAGCTCCTGGTCCTGGCGCAGGCGGAGAGTCCCTCGCGAATCCGCCTGTCGGTGGAGGTCGGCGCGCGATATCCGGTCGTGCACACGGCCTCGGGGAGGCTGCTTCTGGCTTATCTCGAGGCCGGAGCGCGCGACGAGATCCTTTCGAAGGATCCGGACTTTCTCAAGCTCGGGGCGGCCCGGCGGAGGGCGTTCCTCGGAGAGCTTCTGCGGATCCGGCGGGCGGGCGCCTCGATCGCCGTGAGCGAGACCACGATGGGGGTGCGGGACGTGGCCGTGCTCGTGGGAAATCCGCGGGTGGGCGTCCTGGCGGCGCTGTGCGTGCCCGCCCTCACGGGAATGCGCGGCCGGGTGGTCTCGATTCCCCGCCTGCGCGAGGCGGCGGAGCGCACCGCCGGGGAGATCACGCGGGCCCTGGGACTTTCCCGGGGGGAGGAAGGACGATGAAGCCGGCGGCGGC harbors:
- a CDS encoding IclR family transcriptional regulator — encoded protein: MKGSAPAAAYAVPALEKGLDVLEALAAGEGAPTLAELARALGRSPGGIFRTLVCLERRGYVAREASSGRYRLTLKLFELSRSHSPVEDLLRAAERPMRELARRVRESCHLSVLSDGKLLVLAQAESPSRIRLSVEVGARYPVVHTASGRLLLAYLEAGARDEILSKDPDFLKLGAARRRAFLGELLRIRRAGASIAVSETTMGVRDVAVLVGNPRVGVLAALCVPALTGMRGRVVSIPRLREAAERTAGEITRALGLSRGEEGR